DNA from Arthrobacter sp. PvP023:
GGCATACCAGGTGTGCGAATGCACAAGGTCAGCTCCCGCAATATCCGGCACGATGCGCAGATCCACCCCGAGCGTCTGCACGGCGGCGTTGGCGGCGCCCAGATCCTCCGGGACCGAATAGGACGTCACCTTCGCCCCGTGGTAGTCGGGATCCCGGGGCGCCCCGAAGGCCCGCACCTGCAAATCCACATGCTTGGCCAGCACGCGGCTTAATTCAGCCACATGGACCCCGGCGCCACCGTAAATCTCGGGCGGGAACTCTTTAGTCACAATGTCTATTCGCACGATACCCAAGGTAGTCCTTACGGCGTATCTGTTCTAGTGTGAAGGAGTCCGGGCGTGCCGGACTTTTTGGGGAAGTTACGAAGGCGTACAGGAGCGACCACCATGCCGTTGAATAAGAAAGTCCTGGCTATTGTCCTCGCAGGCGGCGAGGGCAACCGGCTCATGCCGCTGACGGCTGACAGGGCCAAACCCGGCGTGCCCTTTGCCGGCAGCTACCGGCTCATCGACTTCGCGCTGTCCAACCTCGTGAACTCCCGCTATCTGCAGATTGTGGTGCTCACGCAATACAAATCCCACAGCCTGGACCGGCATATTTCCGAAACATGGAGAATGTCCACGCAGCTGGGAAACTACATTGCCTCCGTCCCGGCGCAGCAGCGCGTGGGCAAGAGCTGGTTCCTCGGCAGTGCCAACGCGATCTACCAGTCCCTGAACCTGATCCATGACGCCAACCCCGACATCGTGGTTGTGGTGGGCGCCGATCACGTCTACCGCATGGACTTCGCGCAGATGGTTGAGCAGCATGTCGCCAGCGGCGCCAAGGCCACAGTGGCCGCAGTCCGCCAGCCGCTGAACATGGCCGACCAGTTCGGCGTCATCGAGGTGGACCAGGAGAATCCCCAGAAGATTGCCGCCTTCGTGGAAAAGCCATCCTCAACCCCCGGGCTGGCAGCAGATCCCACCCAGTTCCTGGCATCCATGGGAAATTACGTTTTCGATGCCGATGCCCTGGTGGACGCCCTGCACGTGGATGCCGAGCGCCTTGACACCAAGCACGATATGGGCGGCGACATCATCCCTTACTTCGTCAATAAGGGCGAAGCGGGCGTTTATGACTTCACGCTGAATGACATTCCCGGCTCCACCGAACGGGACCGTACTTATTGGCGCGATGTCGGCACCATAGATTCCTTCTACGACGCCCACATGGACCTTATTTCCCCCATGCCGGTTTTCAACCTGTATAACTCGGAATGGCCCATCTACACGCGGCAGAGCATCTCCCCGCCGGCAAAGTTTGTGCGCGGCCAGGGCAACACCGTGGGTACGGCCCTGGACTCGATCGTGGCCAGCGGTGTGGTGATTTCCGGCGGCATCGTGGAAGGGTCGGTCCTGTCCAATGACGTTTATGTGGGCACGGCGAGCCGCGTGGTGGATTCAGTCCTGATGGACAAGGTCCAGATCGGCGAGGGTGCCGTGGTCAACCGCGCCATCATTGACAAGAACGTCAAGGTGCCCGCCGGCGCAGCGATCGGCCTGGATCCGGAGCGCGACCGCGCCCGCGGTTTCAAGGTCACGGACTCGGGCATCACGGTGCTGTCCAAGGGGCAGGCAGTTCCGGAACCGGACGAGGCCGAACGCGCGCTGTCAGCCGCCAACCTCCACCTGGTGCCCAACGCGATCAAGGCGGCAACGGAGAACTACCCGTCTGCCCGGGACTCGGCGGCCAAAGTAGGGGAAGCCCACGCTGCGGCCGTGGGAGTATCCACCGCCGACTAGGCGCCCACGCCGCTACCGCTGAACCTTGACGGCAGGCCGAGGGATTCCCAGGCTGTAAAATTGGACCAATGAACTCCTCCGATTTGACGCCTGAGGACATCCAGGCCTGCCTCAAGGTTCTTAACACCATCCACGCCTATGACGAGGAGCACCCGGACTATGTCTCGGTTCGGCGCGCCACCGGCAAGATGTTCAAGGCTGTCAAACGCCACCGCCGGGTCACCAAGCGCGACCTGATCGCCGAGTCCGATCGCGCAGTAATCGCGCAGACGGCCACGGCAGCTCCCGACCGGATCGATGATGAAACCCGCGGGAACAAGCTGGAACCTTCTGCGACCGGCAAGGTGGCCGGACACCTCATCAGGTCCCGCCCGTGCTACATCTGCAAGAATCACTACACCCAGGTGGATGCTTTCTATCACCAGTTGTGCCCTGAGTGTGCTGCGTTCAGCCACAGCAAGCGCGACGCCCGCACGGACCTCACCGGCCGCCGTGCGCTCCTCACGGGAGGACGCGCCAAAATCGGCATGTACATCGCCTTGCGGCTGCTCCGGGACGGTGCCCACACCACCATCACCACGCGGTTCCCGAAAGATGCGGCACGCCGCTTCGCCGCGATGGAAGACAGCGGTGAGTGGCTCCACCGGCTCAGGATCGTGGGCATCGACCTACGTGATCCCTCCCAAGTGATGGCCCTGACCGATTCCCTCGACGCCGCGGGCCCGCTGGACATCATCATCAACAACGCGGCCCAGACTGTCCGCCGCTCGGGCAACGCTTACAAGCCGCTGGTCGATGCAGAGGACGAGCCCCTTCCCGCCGCCCTCGACGTTGCCAACGGCGGACCGGAACTGGTGACCTTCGGCCACGCCCATGACAAGCACCCGCTGGCCCTTGCCAGCAGCGTCATGGAACACCCGGTCCTGGCCGGCGACGCCATCACATCCCTGGCACTTTCTACGGGTTCGGCTTCGCTGGAACGGATAGCCACCGGTACGGCCATCGACGCCGGCGGACTGGTTCCTGACCTGGCCGCCATCAACAGCTGGACCCAGGTGGTGGATGAAGTGGATCCGCTGGAAATGCTTGAAGTGCAGCTCTGCAACGTGACAGCGCCCTTCCTGCTGGTGAGCCGTCTGCGTGCCGCAATGAAGCGTTCCACCTCGCATCGGAAGTACATCGTGAACGTTTCTGCCATGGAAGGGCAGTTCTCACGCGCTTACAAGGGTCCGGGCCACCCCCACACCAACATGGCCAAAGCGGCGCTGAACATGATGACCCGCACCAGCGCGCAGGAAATGCTCGATTCCGACGGCATCCTGATGACCGCCGTGGATACCGGATGGATCACTGATGAGCGTCCGCACTATACCAAGGTCAGGCTCATGGAGGAAGGCTTCCATGCTCCGCTGGACCTCGTGGACGGTGCAGCGCGGGTCTACGATCCGATCGTCATGGGCGAAAACGGTGAAGACCAGTACGGCGTCTTCCTCAAGGACTACAAGCCCAGCCCCTGGTAGTCGGCGCTTCCCGGCCGCTAGC
Protein-coding regions in this window:
- a CDS encoding SDR family NAD(P)-dependent oxidoreductase, with the protein product MNSSDLTPEDIQACLKVLNTIHAYDEEHPDYVSVRRATGKMFKAVKRHRRVTKRDLIAESDRAVIAQTATAAPDRIDDETRGNKLEPSATGKVAGHLIRSRPCYICKNHYTQVDAFYHQLCPECAAFSHSKRDARTDLTGRRALLTGGRAKIGMYIALRLLRDGAHTTITTRFPKDAARRFAAMEDSGEWLHRLRIVGIDLRDPSQVMALTDSLDAAGPLDIIINNAAQTVRRSGNAYKPLVDAEDEPLPAALDVANGGPELVTFGHAHDKHPLALASSVMEHPVLAGDAITSLALSTGSASLERIATGTAIDAGGLVPDLAAINSWTQVVDEVDPLEMLEVQLCNVTAPFLLVSRLRAAMKRSTSHRKYIVNVSAMEGQFSRAYKGPGHPHTNMAKAALNMMTRTSAQEMLDSDGILMTAVDTGWITDERPHYTKVRLMEEGFHAPLDLVDGAARVYDPIVMGENGEDQYGVFLKDYKPSPW
- the glgC gene encoding glucose-1-phosphate adenylyltransferase, producing MPLNKKVLAIVLAGGEGNRLMPLTADRAKPGVPFAGSYRLIDFALSNLVNSRYLQIVVLTQYKSHSLDRHISETWRMSTQLGNYIASVPAQQRVGKSWFLGSANAIYQSLNLIHDANPDIVVVVGADHVYRMDFAQMVEQHVASGAKATVAAVRQPLNMADQFGVIEVDQENPQKIAAFVEKPSSTPGLAADPTQFLASMGNYVFDADALVDALHVDAERLDTKHDMGGDIIPYFVNKGEAGVYDFTLNDIPGSTERDRTYWRDVGTIDSFYDAHMDLISPMPVFNLYNSEWPIYTRQSISPPAKFVRGQGNTVGTALDSIVASGVVISGGIVEGSVLSNDVYVGTASRVVDSVLMDKVQIGEGAVVNRAIIDKNVKVPAGAAIGLDPERDRARGFKVTDSGITVLSKGQAVPEPDEAERALSAANLHLVPNAIKAATENYPSARDSAAKVGEAHAAAVGVSTAD